In a genomic window of Penaeus vannamei isolate JL-2024 chromosome 10, ASM4276789v1, whole genome shotgun sequence:
- the LOC138862922 gene encoding scoloptoxin SSD346-like yields the protein MNDCQTCRITSTYKYVGQNMFRAFAFDSIWMWNKAVTNWYDNVFILPNTYVASFASAGSAGSYAQVVWAETKEVGCGGVHVQGVTYIEKYYVCNYGPSGNFINWPIYEAGATASACPAGPSSSYPDLCA from the exons ATGAATGACTGTCAAACCTGCCGCATAACCTCCACCTACAAATACGTGGGACAGAACATGTTCAGGGCCTTTGCGTTCGATTCAATTTGG ATGTGGAATAAGGCAGTAACGAACTGGTACGATAACGTATTCATTCTGCCCAACACATACGTAGCATCGTTCGCAAGTGCCGGTTCGGCAGGGAGTTACGCGCAG GTGGTATGGGCTGAGACGAAGGAAGTGGGCTGTGGAGGCGTACACGTTCAAGGAGTTACGTACATTGAAAAGTACTATGTGTGCAACTACGGCCCTTCTGGAAACTTCATCAACTGGCCTATCTATGAGGCCGGTGCGACTGCTTCTGCCTGTCCTGCGGGACCATCCAGTTCTTATCCTGATCTGTGCGCATAG
- the LOC138862817 gene encoding venom allergen 5.01-like, whose protein sequence is MILPENPNCVDLMGGLTETEITNILSAHNNYRALVARGEESRGNPGPQPSAANINELVWSDELAMIAQAWAAQCPTMNDCQTCRITSTYQHVGQNMFRAFAFDLNWQWNDAITKWYDKVVDFPSTDVASFAGVGMGYTQVVWAETKEVGCGGVHIQGDTYKEKYYVCNYGPSGNFFNNPVYEAGATASACPMGPSSSYPDLCA, encoded by the exons ATGATCCTCCCAGAAAACCCAAACTGTGTGGACCTGATGGGCGGGCTCACGGAGACAGAAATAACCAACATTCTTTCCGCCCACAACAACTATCGTGCGCTG GTGGCCAGGGGCGAGGAGTCCAGAGGGAACCCGGGGCCGCAACCCAGCGCAGCCAACATTAACGAACTGGTCTGGAGTGACGAACTGGCAATGATTGCACAG GCTTGGGCTGCGCAGTGTCCAACCATGAATGACTGTCAAACCTGCCGCATAACCTCCACCTACCAGCACGTGGGACAGAACATGTTCAGGGCCTTTGCGTTCGATTTAAACTGG CAGTGGAATGATGCAATAACGAAATGGTACGATAAAGTAGTTGATTTCCCCAGCACTGATGTAGCATCGTTCGCAGGCGTCGGTATGGGTTACACGCAA GTGGTATGGGCTGAGACGAAAGAAGTGGGCTGTGGCGGCGTGCACATCCAAGGAGATACGTACAAAGAAAAGTACTACGTGTGCAACTACGGCCCTTCTGGAAACTTCTTTAATAACCCTGTGTATGAGGCCGGTGCGACTGCTTCTGCCTGCCCTATGGGACCATCCAGTTCTTATCCTGATCTGTGCGCATAG